A DNA window from Thermococcus sp. 4557 contains the following coding sequences:
- a CDS encoding toprim domain-containing protein, whose translation MYAENYKRFLELIDKLREFEGALIVEGMRDEVALRNLGVRAEIIRLSRLPLTEVALIASSYKEVMILTDFDRKGEELARKLLRYLEGYPCRVDAETRRELRRIAKKDIKGIEDLYGLYLKVVSVSDPHPEGIR comes from the coding sequence ATGTACGCCGAAAACTATAAAAGATTCCTGGAGCTTATAGATAAACTGCGAGAGTTTGAGGGTGCCCTCATAGTGGAGGGCATGCGAGACGAGGTGGCTCTGAGGAATCTGGGGGTCAGGGCGGAGATAATAAGGCTCTCCCGCCTGCCTTTAACGGAAGTTGCGCTCATCGCCTCATCATATAAAGAGGTCATGATACTTACGGACTTCGACAGAAAGGGCGAGGAACTCGCAAGGAAGCTCCTCCGGTACCTGGAGGGCTATCCCTGCAGGGTCGATGCAGAGACGCGCAGGGAGCTCAGGAGAATCGCAAAGAAGGACATCAAAGGAATTGAGGACCTATACGGCCTTTACCTTAAGGTCGTCTCCGTTTCTGACCCCCATCCGGAGGGGATTCGATGA
- a CDS encoding sodium-dependent transporter — translation MDEVKKWTLYLIFLVAGFATGIGSIGLFPQFWLQYGITGMAVYVVFLAVLTYIAILEAETVMKSGYYFVELYNKVSKRPAMVLSIFVVVAMFLSYYTANTMLSVLSPVLGTGTVARLIAKILMFAIVFLILTRAKEKTFAIMAFGSIIFVVAVAVTAVAFKVQIPENAAFLGMAKHMMVARHGISLAMIKAAAERAIYGVGLGMAFYLMLGSFINERFNAKVIIGTGIFIQLLIGVLSTITVVYAIAPTTPDRLLQYVYGGEEGAIQMMGDLPTILADYPTLLALIGLSAFFAGVTSLLPTAEVGLQIIESMVGIGRNRAATYLIGISLLIGIFDSPPSIADMVLKAVVVATFFTAIYELYPVVSSGKKLSMPAMAVVAVGALVFVVGGLYAFFGVFRTGGLYVVSGVLAAIVVLFGLFGDRLVAQKTTA, via the coding sequence ATGGATGAGGTGAAGAAGTGGACCCTGTACCTTATATTCCTGGTTGCCGGATTCGCCACTGGCATCGGCAGCATAGGCCTGTTCCCACAGTTCTGGCTCCAGTACGGCATCACCGGGATGGCGGTTTACGTTGTCTTCCTGGCGGTGCTGACTTACATAGCCATACTTGAGGCAGAGACTGTCATGAAGTCGGGTTACTACTTCGTCGAGCTTTACAACAAGGTTTCCAAGCGGCCGGCGATGGTGCTGTCCATCTTCGTCGTCGTGGCAATGTTTCTCTCGTACTACACTGCCAACACAATGCTGTCGGTGCTCTCGCCCGTTCTCGGCACGGGAACCGTTGCCAGGCTGATAGCGAAGATACTGATGTTCGCCATAGTTTTCCTGATACTCACCAGGGCCAAGGAGAAGACGTTCGCCATCATGGCCTTTGGTTCGATAATCTTCGTCGTCGCGGTGGCCGTTACCGCAGTTGCCTTCAAGGTTCAGATACCCGAGAACGCCGCGTTCCTGGGAATGGCCAAGCATATGATGGTTGCCAGGCACGGAATAAGCCTCGCCATGATAAAGGCTGCCGCGGAGAGGGCCATCTACGGTGTCGGCCTGGGAATGGCCTTCTACCTCATGCTCGGCAGCTTCATAAACGAGCGCTTTAACGCCAAGGTCATCATCGGAACGGGTATATTCATCCAGCTCCTCATAGGCGTTCTCTCAACCATAACCGTGGTTTACGCCATTGCCCCGACCACCCCGGACAGGCTCCTCCAGTACGTCTACGGCGGTGAAGAGGGCGCCATCCAGATGATGGGTGACCTTCCCACAATACTCGCGGACTACCCAACGCTGCTCGCACTGATCGGCCTTTCGGCGTTCTTCGCCGGTGTGACCAGCCTGCTCCCAACCGCGGAGGTTGGTCTCCAGATCATCGAGTCGATGGTGGGTATCGGAAGAAACAGGGCCGCGACTTACCTCATAGGAATCTCCCTCCTGATAGGCATCTTTGACTCCCCGCCCTCGATAGCCGACATGGTTCTCAAGGCGGTTGTCGTTGCCACGTTCTTCACGGCAATATACGAGCTCTATCCGGTGGTTTCGTCCGGAAAGAAGCTATCGATGCCCGCTATGGCGGTGGTTGCAGTAGGCGCCCTCGTGTTCGTGGTGGGAGGTCTCTACGCCTTCTTCGGAGTGTTCAGAACCGGCGGGCTCTACGTGGTCTCGGGAGTCCTGGCGGCCATCGTGGTGCTCTTCGGTCTCTTTGGCGACAGGCTGGTCGCCCAGAAAACGACCGCATGA
- a CDS encoding glutamate--tRNA ligase, translating into MNVEELILKYALINAYTHKGKANPKAVIGKVLGENPELRPKAKEVIPIVNEIVEKVNGMGIEEQETKLREIYPEFFEAKKEKKEEKKGLPPLPKAEKGKVVTRFAPNPDGAFHLGNARAAILSHEYARLYGGRFILRFDDTDPKVKRPEPKFYEWIKEDLEWLGFKVDEVHIASDRLEIYYKYAEELIKGGKAYVCTCPPEKFRELRDKGIACPHREEPPEVQLERWRKMLNGEYKEGEAVVRIKTDLKHPNPAVRDWPALRIIEDADHPRVGDKYRVWPLYNFASAIDDHELGVTHIFRGQEHAENETRQRYLYDYFGWEYPQTVHHGRLSIEGVILSKSKTRKGIEEGKYLGWDDPRLGTIRALRRRGIRPEAIRELIIEVGLKRSDTTISWDNLAAINRRIIEPIANRYFFVADPIPMYIEGYDEEFTAEIPLHPDHPERGVRRLKFVPGKPLYVSKDDMELFKPGSFVRLKDLFNVEIVEVSEEGIKARFHSVDYEVARENRWRMVHWVTEGKPCEVLVPKGDELVVRKGLLESDAGVSVDDVVQFERFGFVRIDEVTPEKVVAIFAHR; encoded by the coding sequence ATGAACGTGGAGGAACTCATACTGAAGTACGCGCTCATCAATGCCTACACCCACAAGGGAAAGGCAAACCCGAAGGCTGTTATAGGAAAGGTTCTCGGCGAGAACCCTGAGCTGAGACCGAAGGCGAAGGAAGTCATCCCCATAGTGAACGAAATCGTGGAGAAAGTCAACGGCATGGGCATCGAGGAGCAGGAGACCAAGCTCAGGGAGATTTATCCCGAGTTCTTCGAGGCAAAGAAGGAGAAGAAGGAAGAGAAGAAAGGCCTCCCGCCCCTGCCGAAGGCCGAGAAGGGGAAAGTGGTTACCCGCTTCGCCCCCAACCCGGATGGAGCCTTCCACCTCGGAAACGCGAGGGCCGCTATTCTGAGCCACGAGTACGCGAGGCTCTACGGCGGCAGGTTCATACTCCGCTTCGACGACACTGACCCGAAGGTGAAGAGGCCCGAGCCGAAGTTCTACGAGTGGATTAAGGAAGACCTCGAGTGGCTCGGCTTCAAGGTCGATGAGGTTCACATAGCCAGCGACAGGCTGGAGATATACTATAAGTACGCGGAGGAGCTCATAAAGGGCGGAAAGGCCTACGTCTGCACCTGCCCGCCGGAGAAGTTCCGCGAGCTTAGGGACAAGGGCATCGCCTGCCCGCACAGGGAGGAGCCGCCGGAGGTTCAGCTCGAGCGCTGGAGGAAGATGCTGAACGGCGAGTATAAGGAGGGTGAGGCCGTCGTCAGGATAAAGACCGACCTCAAACACCCCAACCCTGCCGTCCGCGACTGGCCGGCGCTGAGGATAATCGAGGACGCGGACCACCCGCGCGTGGGCGACAAGTACCGCGTCTGGCCGCTCTACAACTTCGCCTCGGCCATAGACGACCACGAGCTCGGCGTCACCCACATCTTCCGCGGACAGGAGCACGCGGAGAACGAGACGAGACAGCGCTACCTCTACGACTACTTCGGCTGGGAATACCCGCAGACGGTTCACCACGGAAGGCTCAGTATCGAGGGGGTCATCCTCAGCAAGTCCAAAACCAGGAAGGGAATAGAGGAGGGCAAGTACCTCGGCTGGGACGACCCCAGGCTCGGCACCATAAGGGCCCTCAGGAGGCGCGGCATAAGGCCGGAGGCAATAAGGGAACTCATCATCGAGGTCGGCCTCAAGAGGAGCGACACCACGATAAGCTGGGACAACCTCGCGGCGATAAACAGGAGGATAATCGAGCCGATAGCGAACCGCTACTTCTTCGTCGCTGACCCGATTCCGATGTACATCGAGGGCTATGACGAGGAATTCACCGCCGAGATTCCGCTCCACCCGGACCACCCGGAGCGCGGTGTCAGGAGGCTCAAGTTCGTGCCCGGAAAGCCCCTCTACGTCTCGAAGGACGACATGGAGCTGTTCAAGCCGGGCAGCTTCGTCCGTCTGAAGGACCTCTTCAACGTCGAGATAGTCGAGGTCTCCGAGGAGGGCATAAAAGCGAGGTTCCACAGCGTTGACTACGAAGTCGCCAGGGAGAACCGCTGGAGGATGGTGCACTGGGTCACCGAAGGCAAGCCCTGTGAGGTCCTTGTCCCCAAGGGGGACGAGCTCGTTGTGAGGAAGGGCCTCCTAGAGAGTGATGCCGGGGTCAGCGTGGATGACGTTGTTCAGTTCGAACGCTTTGGATTCGTCAGAATAGACGAGGTAACGCCCGAGAAGGTCGTGGCGATATTCGCCCACAGGTAA
- the malP gene encoding maltodextrin phosphorylase has product MAELDTCTCDAIREKLPHPLKGLADLAYNYWWSWNRRATKLWERIDPELWREHKNPVKLLLDTPEERFKELLRDDDFMNLYELVMDQFEAYMNPESTWFSTNYPKWNKPIVYLCMEYGISRSLPIYSGGLGILAGDHVKTASDLGLPFIAVGLLYKHGYFRQEIERDGRQREIFPEYRPEEMPITPILGSDGKPLLVEVPIGDGIVHARAFEVKVGRVRIYLLDTDVPENSADDRTICDYLYNAEMDKRIKQEILLGIGGMRLLKRLGIEPGVVHLNEGHPAFANLQRMAWYMEEGLTFTEALSIVRGTTVFTTHTPVPAGHDRFPIDEVRKRLAKFLEGREELLELGREGDQLNMTLLAIRTSSYVNGVSQLHAEVSKRMWKDLWPDVPIDEIPIEGITNGIHTMTWVHNEMRKLFDRYIGRVWREHTNLEGIWYAVEMIPDEELWEAHLEAKRQFLALLRRKVMQRNQRLGTDDPLPNIDENALIIGFARRFATYKRATLLFTDLERLKRILNDPERPVYLVFGGKAHPMDEAGKEFLKRVYEVSQMPEFRGKIFVMENYDMGSARLMVAGVDVWLNNPRRPLEASGTSGMKAGLNGVLNASIYDGWWVEGYNGKNGWVIGEESTEPETEADDVKDAQALYELLEREIIPTYYDNRERWIYMMKESIKGIAPRFSTHRMVKEYMDRFYSRAMSNHIWLTRDGYRGAKDIAAWKDRVTASWDEVRLCDPKVREDGTGLEVEVVLDGLRPEDVRVELYYGVKAEGYNVERAHIIELRHPKKLEGGRWLYTYEGNALRHLGDPCWHYALRVYPHHEKLPHRFLLGLVKWKSLDA; this is encoded by the coding sequence ATGGCAGAGCTCGATACTTGCACGTGTGATGCAATCAGGGAAAAGCTTCCCCATCCGCTTAAGGGCCTGGCCGACCTGGCCTACAACTACTGGTGGAGCTGGAACAGACGTGCCACCAAGCTCTGGGAACGGATAGACCCGGAACTCTGGCGCGAACACAAGAACCCCGTTAAGCTCCTGCTGGACACACCTGAAGAGCGCTTCAAGGAGCTCCTCCGCGACGATGATTTCATGAACCTCTACGAGCTGGTGATGGACCAGTTCGAGGCTTATATGAACCCAGAGAGCACCTGGTTCTCGACCAACTATCCCAAGTGGAACAAGCCGATAGTCTACCTGTGCATGGAGTACGGCATAAGCAGGAGCCTGCCCATCTATTCCGGCGGCCTGGGAATCCTAGCCGGCGACCACGTGAAGACCGCGAGCGATCTCGGGCTTCCGTTCATAGCGGTCGGCCTTCTCTACAAGCACGGCTACTTCAGGCAGGAGATAGAGAGGGACGGCAGGCAGAGGGAGATATTCCCCGAGTATCGGCCGGAGGAGATGCCGATTACCCCGATTCTTGGCAGCGATGGAAAACCGCTCCTGGTCGAGGTTCCGATTGGAGACGGCATCGTCCACGCCAGGGCCTTCGAGGTGAAGGTTGGCAGGGTCAGGATATACCTCCTCGACACGGACGTGCCGGAGAACAGCGCCGATGACAGGACGATATGCGACTACCTGTACAACGCCGAGATGGACAAGCGCATAAAGCAGGAGATACTCCTTGGAATCGGCGGCATGAGGCTCCTGAAGAGGCTCGGAATAGAGCCCGGAGTGGTTCACCTCAACGAGGGGCACCCTGCCTTCGCGAACCTCCAGAGGATGGCCTGGTACATGGAGGAGGGCCTCACCTTCACCGAGGCGCTCAGCATAGTCCGGGGCACGACGGTTTTCACCACCCACACCCCGGTGCCGGCCGGCCACGACAGGTTCCCGATAGATGAGGTCAGGAAGAGGCTGGCAAAGTTCCTCGAGGGCAGGGAGGAGCTTCTGGAACTCGGCAGGGAGGGTGACCAGCTGAACATGACCCTCCTGGCTATAAGAACTTCGAGCTACGTCAACGGCGTGAGCCAGCTCCACGCGGAGGTCAGCAAGCGCATGTGGAAGGACCTCTGGCCCGACGTTCCCATAGACGAGATACCCATCGAGGGCATCACGAACGGAATCCACACCATGACGTGGGTTCACAACGAGATGAGGAAGCTCTTCGACCGCTACATTGGAAGGGTCTGGCGCGAACACACGAACCTTGAGGGTATCTGGTACGCCGTTGAGATGATTCCCGACGAGGAACTCTGGGAGGCGCATCTCGAAGCCAAGAGGCAGTTCCTTGCCCTTCTCAGAAGGAAGGTCATGCAGAGGAACCAGCGCCTCGGTACGGACGACCCCCTCCCGAACATCGACGAGAACGCTCTCATCATCGGCTTCGCCAGGCGCTTCGCAACCTACAAGCGCGCAACCCTTCTGTTCACTGACCTCGAGCGGTTGAAGAGGATCCTCAACGACCCCGAGCGCCCGGTATATCTGGTCTTCGGCGGAAAGGCCCACCCGATGGACGAGGCGGGGAAGGAGTTCCTTAAGCGCGTTTACGAGGTCAGCCAGATGCCTGAGTTCAGGGGCAAGATATTCGTGATGGAGAACTACGATATGGGCAGCGCCAGGCTCATGGTTGCGGGAGTTGACGTCTGGCTCAACAACCCGCGCAGACCTCTGGAGGCGAGCGGAACGAGCGGAATGAAGGCAGGATTGAACGGCGTCCTCAACGCGAGCATCTACGACGGCTGGTGGGTCGAGGGCTACAACGGAAAGAACGGATGGGTGATCGGTGAGGAGAGCACGGAGCCGGAGACCGAGGCGGACGATGTGAAGGATGCGCAGGCTCTCTACGAGCTCCTTGAGAGGGAGATAATCCCGACCTACTACGACAACCGCGAGCGCTGGATTTACATGATGAAGGAGAGCATCAAGGGCATCGCCCCGCGCTTCAGCACCCACCGCATGGTCAAGGAGTACATGGACAGGTTCTACTCGAGGGCCATGAGCAACCACATATGGCTCACCCGCGACGGATACCGCGGTGCGAAGGACATTGCTGCATGGAAGGACCGCGTTACCGCCTCGTGGGACGAAGTGCGGCTCTGCGACCCGAAGGTTCGCGAGGACGGAACCGGTCTGGAGGTGGAGGTCGTCCTGGACGGACTGAGGCCCGAAGACGTCCGCGTGGAGCTCTACTACGGGGTCAAGGCGGAGGGATACAACGTCGAGAGGGCCCACATAATAGAGCTCAGGCATCCAAAGAAGCTCGAAGGCGGCAGGTGGCTCTACACCTACGAGGGCAACGCTCTCAGACATCTGGGCGACCCCTGCTGGCACTACGCACTCCGCGTTTACCCGCACCACGAGAAGCTGCCCCACAGGTTCCTCCTCGGTCTGGTGAAGTGGAAGAGCCTCGACGCTTGA
- the dnaG gene encoding DNA primase DnaG, producing MKRKKTVLHHILAEKQKFEKRKEGDGMSAKDEFGTTKYVIYAEFEASGIVERPDVVGAIFGQTEGLLGDDLDLRELQKTGRIGRIRVEVHTKAGKTYGTITVPSSLDRVETAILAAALETIDRVGPAEAHIKVLRIEDVRATKRKYIIERAKEILEGLMEQEIPETQELTEEVKKAVRAKELIEYGPEKLPAGPHVPFSDSIIVVEGRADVLNLLKHGIKNAIAVEGTSVPETITKLSKERIVTAFTDGDRGGELILKELLQVADVDYVARAPEGKEVEELTKKEIVKSLRSKVPAEQVITEIFYKGRNFYEVIKEKEKAKAREERKEERKPVVTHAPSQVQRGQVERKPEKPERPEPKREERIIKPIQQPKSSELDEFGEFIEKVKASKESMALLLDKDKNILAEIPVREMTGRLKERKDVYAVVFNGVITQRLIDTVSESGVKYLVGARKYNVVRRPINLKIVTFAE from the coding sequence ATGAAGAGGAAGAAGACAGTGCTTCACCACATTTTGGCTGAAAAGCAGAAGTTTGAAAAACGGAAAGAGGGTGATGGTATGTCAGCCAAGGACGAATTCGGAACGACCAAGTATGTAATATACGCGGAGTTTGAAGCAAGCGGAATTGTTGAAAGGCCGGACGTTGTTGGTGCTATTTTTGGACAGACTGAGGGTCTTCTCGGTGACGATCTTGACCTCAGGGAACTCCAGAAGACCGGAAGGATTGGAAGGATAAGGGTTGAAGTTCACACCAAGGCCGGAAAAACCTACGGAACGATAACGGTCCCTTCAAGCCTCGACAGGGTTGAGACCGCGATTCTGGCGGCCGCCCTCGAGACCATCGACCGCGTTGGTCCGGCGGAGGCCCACATAAAGGTCCTCCGCATCGAGGACGTTCGTGCCACCAAGAGGAAGTACATCATAGAGAGGGCCAAGGAGATACTCGAGGGGCTCATGGAACAGGAGATCCCCGAGACCCAGGAGCTGACCGAGGAGGTCAAGAAGGCCGTCCGCGCCAAGGAGCTCATCGAGTACGGCCCAGAGAAGCTCCCTGCCGGGCCGCACGTTCCGTTCTCTGACTCAATTATCGTCGTCGAGGGAAGGGCCGACGTCCTCAACCTGCTCAAGCACGGCATAAAGAACGCCATAGCCGTGGAGGGCACCTCGGTTCCAGAGACGATAACCAAGCTCAGCAAGGAGCGCATCGTTACCGCCTTCACCGACGGCGACCGCGGCGGCGAGCTCATCCTCAAGGAGCTCCTTCAGGTAGCAGATGTTGACTACGTTGCCCGTGCCCCCGAGGGCAAGGAAGTTGAGGAACTCACCAAGAAGGAGATAGTCAAGTCCCTCAGGAGCAAGGTCCCGGCCGAGCAGGTCATAACCGAGATATTCTACAAGGGCAGGAACTTCTACGAGGTCATCAAGGAAAAGGAGAAGGCAAAGGCAAGGGAAGAGCGGAAGGAGGAGCGGAAACCGGTCGTTACCCACGCTCCCAGCCAGGTGCAGAGGGGGCAGGTGGAAAGGAAGCCTGAAAAGCCCGAGAGGCCCGAGCCCAAGAGGGAGGAGAGGATAATAAAACCCATCCAGCAGCCGAAGTCGAGCGAGCTCGATGAGTTCGGCGAGTTCATAGAGAAGGTCAAGGCCTCCAAGGAGTCGATGGCACTCCTCCTCGACAAGGATAAAAACATCCTGGCGGAGATACCCGTCAGGGAGATGACCGGGCGGCTCAAGGAGCGCAAGGACGTCTACGCCGTCGTCTTCAACGGCGTCATCACCCAGAGGCTCATCGACACGGTGAGCGAGAGCGGCGTCAAGTACCTCGTCGGCGCGAGGAAGTACAACGTCGTCAGGCGCCCGATAAACCTCAAGATAGTCACCTTCGCGGAGTGA
- a CDS encoding TIGR04013 family B12-binding domain/radical SAM domain-containing protein, with protein MPEIAVRMTKRNHNAFVHLLGALESQGFDLSELLITKDFREILKARPKVVLYSFFTEEIWGNLPQEIHLLKDMGTLLVAGGYHAIAMPKHTLNQLGFDIAVIGEGEEVLYQLLTVLKRTGYRITKELLDIRGLAFYLNGEFLFTGFAKVEDFWRFPPYPESVRLISPIEITRGCPFGCYYCQTPYIKGLRMRHRPIDQIVKYSRRMRDMRYITPNAFAYGSPGAILKLNKLEALLKALQPLRKEGRRLYYGTFPSEVRPEFVLPETLELLIDYADNRRLAIGAQSGDDAMLRAMHRVHRVEHVQRAVEYMLEYGFEPVVDFIVGLPNETEESQRKSIELMKWIMGKGGKVRAHYFMPLPGTPWARCRPSPLSEEMKKFLGRMAAKGKIEGSWGNQIELSGKLQRLLEEFYEEPMSHTVPVKNVC; from the coding sequence ATGCCCGAGATAGCCGTCCGAATGACCAAGCGCAATCACAACGCCTTCGTTCATCTGCTCGGGGCCCTGGAGAGCCAGGGCTTTGACCTGAGCGAGCTCCTGATAACAAAGGATTTCCGGGAGATACTGAAGGCCAGACCGAAGGTTGTTCTCTACTCCTTCTTCACCGAGGAGATATGGGGAAACCTGCCCCAGGAGATCCACCTCCTGAAAGATATGGGAACCCTTCTCGTCGCGGGCGGCTACCACGCGATAGCCATGCCGAAGCACACCCTCAATCAACTCGGCTTTGACATCGCGGTTATAGGCGAAGGGGAGGAGGTTCTCTACCAGCTCCTCACCGTGCTGAAAAGGACAGGGTACCGAATCACAAAGGAGCTCCTCGACATCAGGGGACTGGCCTTCTACCTCAACGGTGAGTTCCTCTTTACGGGCTTCGCCAAGGTTGAGGATTTCTGGCGCTTCCCTCCATATCCCGAGAGCGTTCGTTTGATCTCCCCCATAGAAATAACCCGCGGCTGTCCCTTCGGCTGCTACTACTGTCAGACACCCTATATCAAGGGACTGAGGATGAGGCACAGGCCGATAGACCAAATCGTAAAGTACTCCCGCAGAATGAGGGACATGCGCTACATAACCCCCAACGCCTTCGCCTACGGCTCGCCGGGGGCAATACTAAAGCTCAACAAGCTCGAGGCCCTGCTCAAGGCCCTCCAGCCCCTTCGGAAAGAGGGCAGAAGGCTCTACTACGGCACGTTCCCGAGTGAGGTCAGGCCCGAGTTCGTCCTTCCGGAGACGCTGGAGCTCCTCATCGACTATGCAGACAACAGGAGGCTGGCCATAGGCGCCCAGAGCGGGGACGATGCCATGCTCAGAGCAATGCACAGGGTTCACAGGGTCGAGCACGTCCAGCGGGCGGTGGAATACATGCTCGAGTACGGCTTCGAGCCGGTCGTTGACTTCATAGTTGGCCTTCCGAATGAAACGGAGGAGAGCCAGCGCAAGAGCATCGAGCTGATGAAGTGGATCATGGGGAAGGGCGGGAAGGTCAGGGCCCACTACTTCATGCCGCTCCCAGGAACGCCCTGGGCGCGCTGCAGGCCGAGTCCGCTGAGCGAGGAGATGAAGAAGTTCCTCGGCAGGATGGCCGCGAAGGGCAAGATAGAGGGCTCGTGGGGCAACCAGATTGAACTGTCGGGGAAGCTTCAGAGACTCTTGGAAGAATTCTACGAGGAGCCGATGAGCCACACAGTGCCCGTCAAGAACGTCTGCTGA
- a CDS encoding phosphoenolpyruvate carboxykinase (GTP), which yields MNALEKLEKLLDREQFEKIKALDNPELHEFLAEWIEWLEPDKVFVCTDSPEDEAYVKWKALYYGEEKMLETPNHTVHYDNYYDQARDKANTKLLVPGGKEIPFLNTKDRDEGLVEIRELMKGVMKGKELFVCFFVLGPRNSVFTIPAVQLTDSAYVAHSEFILYRKGYEEFKRLGRNARFFRFVHSEGELDERKTSKNLDKRRIYIDLVGETVYSVNTQYGGNTIGLKKLAFRLTIQRAVREGWLSEHMFLMRVNGPNGRKTYFTGAYPSMCGKTSTAMISWENIVGDDLSFIVPVNGVARGANVEKGVFGIIQGVNPKDDPIIWEILHSPVEIIFSNVLVKDGKPYWNEMGVEIPEEGENHSGKWWRGKKDREGNEIPPSHKNARFTVSLEHFPNVDMEALENPCGVEVGGMIFGGRDKDTWPPVREAFDWKHGVITMGASLESETTAATLGKEGVRAFNPMAILDFMSVPLGEYIENYLKFGEKLRKAPKIFAVNYFLRDENGNWLNHKLDKGVWLKWMELRVHGDVDAIETPIGYIPKYEDLARLFKEVLDKDYTREDYEKQFTIRVPELLAKIERIESIYREQVKEVPDELFQVLEEERKRLLEARAKYGDYISPFALEGE from the coding sequence ATGAACGCCCTTGAGAAGCTTGAAAAGCTCCTTGATAGAGAGCAGTTTGAAAAAATCAAGGCCCTGGACAACCCCGAACTCCACGAGTTTCTGGCGGAGTGGATTGAGTGGCTCGAACCCGATAAGGTCTTCGTCTGCACGGACAGCCCCGAGGACGAGGCCTACGTCAAATGGAAGGCCCTCTACTACGGCGAGGAAAAGATGCTCGAGACCCCGAATCACACGGTTCACTACGATAACTACTACGACCAGGCCCGCGACAAGGCCAACACGAAGCTCCTCGTTCCCGGTGGAAAGGAGATTCCCTTCCTCAACACCAAGGACAGGGACGAGGGTTTGGTGGAGATACGCGAGCTCATGAAGGGCGTTATGAAGGGCAAGGAGCTCTTCGTCTGCTTCTTCGTCCTCGGACCCAGGAACTCGGTCTTCACGATTCCCGCCGTCCAGCTCACGGATTCGGCCTACGTCGCCCACTCTGAGTTCATCCTCTACAGGAAGGGCTACGAGGAGTTCAAGCGCCTGGGTAGAAACGCCCGCTTTTTCCGCTTCGTCCACAGCGAGGGTGAGCTCGACGAGAGAAAGACCAGCAAGAACCTCGACAAGAGGCGCATCTACATAGACCTCGTTGGGGAGACGGTTTACTCCGTCAACACCCAGTACGGAGGAAACACCATCGGTCTCAAGAAGCTCGCCTTCAGGCTCACCATCCAGCGCGCCGTCAGGGAGGGCTGGCTCAGCGAGCACATGTTCCTGATGCGCGTGAACGGCCCGAACGGAAGGAAGACCTACTTCACCGGCGCCTACCCGAGCATGTGCGGAAAGACCTCCACCGCCATGATAAGCTGGGAGAACATCGTGGGGGATGACCTCAGCTTCATAGTGCCCGTCAACGGCGTTGCCAGGGGAGCCAACGTCGAGAAGGGTGTCTTCGGCATCATCCAGGGCGTCAACCCGAAGGACGACCCGATAATCTGGGAGATACTGCATTCGCCGGTCGAGATAATCTTCTCCAACGTCCTCGTCAAGGACGGAAAGCCCTACTGGAACGAGATGGGCGTCGAGATTCCGGAGGAGGGCGAGAACCACAGCGGAAAGTGGTGGCGCGGGAAGAAGGACAGGGAAGGAAACGAGATACCCCCGAGCCACAAGAACGCCCGCTTCACCGTTTCGCTCGAGCACTTCCCAAACGTTGACATGGAGGCCCTGGAGAACCCGTGCGGCGTTGAAGTCGGCGGAATGATTTTCGGCGGCAGGGACAAGGACACCTGGCCGCCGGTGAGGGAGGCCTTTGACTGGAAGCACGGCGTTATCACGATGGGCGCCTCGCTTGAGAGCGAGACCACCGCTGCCACCCTCGGAAAAGAGGGCGTCAGGGCCTTCAACCCGATGGCCATACTCGACTTCATGAGCGTCCCGCTCGGCGAGTACATCGAGAACTACCTGAAATTTGGGGAAAAGCTGAGGAAAGCACCAAAGATATTCGCGGTGAACTACTTCCTCCGCGATGAGAACGGGAACTGGCTCAACCACAAGCTCGACAAGGGCGTCTGGCTCAAGTGGATGGAGCTGAGGGTTCACGGCGACGTCGATGCCATTGAGACGCCGATAGGCTACATTCCGAAGTACGAGGACTTGGCGAGGCTCTTTAAGGAGGTCCTGGACAAGGATTACACCAGGGAGGACTACGAGAAGCAGTTCACCATCCGCGTTCCGGAGCTTCTCGCCAAGATAGAGCGCATCGAGAGCATCTACCGCGAGCAGGTGAAGGAAGTCCCGGATGAGCTCTTCCAGGTTCTCGAGGAGGAACGGAAGCGCCTTCTTGAGGCCAGGGCGAAGTACGGGGACTACATCAGCCCCTTCGCCCTTGAGGGGGAGTGA